One window of the Chitinophaga niabensis genome contains the following:
- a CDS encoding class I SAM-dependent methyltransferase has product MQLADIIIAEIRQKGPVSFHDFMEASLYYPGLGYYTGSGEQFGEQGDYYTSPYISPAFGAMIARQLEEMWRVMGKPPFTIVEFGAGSGMLCHDILSYLSGNTSLYQHLQYCIIEKSPLMREKQQKHLHDKVYWFDAIEEIHGVTGCILSNELIDNFSVHRVKMEDELKEVYIDYQDKNFLEILKPAPAVLQDYLDEQGISLPFGYRTEINLEAADWISSVAEALERGYVMTIDYGYAAQDLYSEKRREGTLMCYNRHEINDQPYINIGHQDITAHVNFTALKEWGCQHGLQCCGLINQAGFLLSLGLKEYLRTIALVGMDLVSAVKKEAFITRKLLLEMGERFKVLIQQKGTPPYALTGLKMK; this is encoded by the coding sequence ATGCAACTGGCGGACATTATTATAGCAGAGATCCGGCAGAAAGGTCCTGTTTCCTTTCACGATTTTATGGAGGCATCGCTGTATTATCCAGGGTTGGGATATTATACCGGTTCCGGTGAGCAGTTTGGAGAGCAGGGTGATTATTATACGAGCCCGTATATATCCCCGGCTTTTGGTGCCATGATTGCACGGCAGCTGGAAGAGATGTGGCGCGTTATGGGTAAACCCCCTTTCACGATCGTGGAATTTGGGGCAGGCAGTGGCATGCTTTGCCATGATATCCTGAGCTATCTTTCCGGGAATACCTCATTATACCAGCATCTTCAATATTGTATCATTGAAAAGAGTCCGCTTATGCGGGAAAAACAACAAAAACACCTTCATGATAAAGTATATTGGTTTGATGCAATTGAAGAGATCCATGGTGTTACGGGCTGCATCCTCTCCAACGAATTAATAGATAACTTTTCTGTACATCGCGTGAAGATGGAAGATGAATTAAAAGAAGTATATATCGATTACCAGGATAAGAACTTCCTGGAGATCTTAAAACCGGCTCCCGCCGTTTTACAGGACTACCTGGATGAACAGGGCATATCCCTGCCCTTCGGTTACAGAACAGAGATCAACCTGGAAGCCGCAGACTGGATCAGCTCTGTTGCGGAGGCATTGGAGAGAGGATATGTGATGACAATTGATTACGGTTATGCTGCACAGGATCTGTACTCAGAGAAAAGAAGAGAGGGTACGCTGATGTGTTATAACAGGCATGAAATAAATGATCAGCCTTATATTAATATAGGCCACCAGGATATTACCGCACACGTGAACTTTACCGCACTTAAAGAGTGGGGTTGTCAACATGGCTTACAATGCTGTGGTTTAATCAACCAGGCCGGTTTCCTCCTGTCGCTGGGCCTGAAAGAATACTTACGTACCATTGCACTGGTGGGAATGGACCTGGTCAGTGCTGTAAAGAAGGAAGCCTTCATTACCCGTAAACTATTGCTGGAAATGGGAGAGCGGTTCAAGGTATTGATCCAGCAAAAGGGCACTCCGCCTTATGCACTTACCGGTTTGAAAATGAAATAG
- a CDS encoding serine hydrolase domain-containing protein, translating into MRYLILLLLISSTSYGQMKYFSRKQLDKFLKVQMKSLGMPGLSIAVIRKGKIVYHRALGVTNTTTPVKVDDQSIFEAASLSKPVFAYLALKMVDKGLLNLDKPLYQYLPFPELEYDQRYKLITARMVLDHTTGFPNWRWFDLADSARQIKRGDMYIKKEPGTFTYSGEGYHYLAKVLAHLNKMPLSKLDAVFRQEVAVPLGMQYAWFTYNDFMGQHKVTGHKNGKVEGRRWPMAFPDEDSTSFGAAGKLHTEAVSYAHFLVGLMKDETHEEMFKAQTAVPENYNEGVVAWGLGLAIRPTKYGIAYQHGGNNGNFQSGCLFYKEKKSGYVFFTNCNKGDVFNERLQVFLEIL; encoded by the coding sequence ATGAGATACCTTATACTGTTGTTACTGATCTCCTCTACCTCTTACGGGCAAATGAAGTACTTCTCCCGTAAGCAACTTGATAAATTCCTGAAGGTACAGATGAAGTCCCTCGGCATGCCGGGCCTCTCCATTGCTGTGATCCGGAAGGGAAAGATCGTTTATCACAGGGCACTGGGTGTAACCAATACAACTACACCTGTTAAAGTGGATGATCAATCTATCTTTGAAGCAGCCTCTTTATCCAAACCGGTATTTGCCTACCTGGCGCTGAAAATGGTAGATAAGGGTTTGCTGAACCTTGATAAGCCCCTGTACCAATATCTCCCTTTTCCTGAGTTGGAATATGATCAACGTTATAAACTGATCACTGCGAGGATGGTGCTGGACCATACAACAGGTTTTCCCAACTGGCGTTGGTTTGACCTGGCGGACTCTGCACGGCAGATCAAACGGGGAGATATGTATATTAAGAAAGAGCCGGGTACTTTCACTTATTCGGGAGAAGGATATCATTACCTGGCCAAGGTATTGGCGCATCTGAATAAGATGCCGCTAAGCAAGCTGGATGCTGTTTTCCGGCAGGAAGTAGCCGTTCCTTTAGGAATGCAGTATGCCTGGTTCACTTATAATGATTTCATGGGGCAGCATAAAGTAACAGGACATAAGAATGGTAAAGTAGAAGGAAGAAGATGGCCGATGGCATTCCCAGATGAAGATTCTACTTCCTTTGGCGCTGCCGGGAAACTGCATACGGAAGCAGTGAGCTATGCGCATTTCCTGGTAGGATTGATGAAGGATGAAACACATGAAGAAATGTTCAAGGCGCAAACAGCTGTGCCTGAAAATTACAATGAAGGTGTAGTGGCCTGGGGATTAGGATTAGCCATAAGGCCAACGAAGTATGGCATCGCTTATCAGCATGGCGGCAACAACGGTAATTTTCAATCCGGCTGCCTGTTCTATAAAGAGAAAAAGAGCGGTTACGTGTTCTTTACTAACTGCAATAAGGGAGATGTTTTTAATGAGCGGTTACAGGTGTTTTTAGAGATCTTATAG
- a CDS encoding Hsp20/alpha crystallin family protein yields MKNLERTDKGLKAYDPWRDFFNLESFFPFENGRQSKSLPAVNISEDDKQYSVDVIAPGFKKEDFKIKVDDDVLSISAETKQESSENGNGKQYSRREYSYSSFTRTFRLPDNTKDDQISASYTDGILKLSIPKSKEQTKATKEIAIN; encoded by the coding sequence ATGAAAAATCTGGAAAGAACCGACAAGGGTCTGAAAGCGTATGATCCCTGGCGCGACTTCTTTAACCTGGAAAGCTTCTTCCCTTTTGAAAACGGAAGACAGTCAAAATCTCTACCAGCTGTAAATATTTCCGAGGATGACAAACAATACAGCGTAGATGTGATAGCACCCGGATTTAAAAAAGAAGATTTCAAGATCAAGGTGGATGATGATGTATTAAGCATCAGCGCGGAAACAAAACAGGAGTCATCTGAAAACGGTAATGGCAAACAATACAGCCGGAGAGAATACAGTTACAGCTCTTTCACCCGAACTTTCAGGCTGCCGGACAATACAAAGGATGATCAGATCAGTGCCAGTTATACAGATGGCATTTTAAAACTGAGTATTCCAAAAAGCAAAGAGCAGACGAAAGCAACGAAAGAGATTGCTATTAATTAA
- a CDS encoding glycoside hydrolase family 43 protein, giving the protein MNTRYLLSLLLCSTLAANAQTLSNPVLDKDFPDPTVIRVNGKYYAYATQGRGHIQVSVSEDLQHWSDPADALPVKPVWADKHFWAPHVLYDSSIQKYVLFYSGESTDTTTGKCLGVAYATQPEGPFTDKGSPLICGEGFEHIDPMAFIDPQTGKKLLYWGSGFKPIRVQEMRDDWSDFKPGSKPVPVVWPGKEKNYTRLIEGAWLDYHAGKYYLYYSGDNCCGKDANYAVLVSRADHAEGPFESHGVILEKDSIWLAPGHNSVFKDAQGNNHIAYHAIHRQKGGGRVFCISSLVYANGWPVVKP; this is encoded by the coding sequence ATGAATACCAGGTACTTACTTTCCCTGCTGCTCTGTTCCACGCTGGCAGCTAATGCCCAGACCCTCAGCAATCCGGTGCTGGATAAAGATTTTCCTGATCCCACGGTGATCCGCGTCAATGGAAAATATTATGCTTATGCCACACAGGGCCGTGGCCACATACAGGTGTCTGTTTCTGAAGATCTGCAGCATTGGAGTGATCCGGCGGATGCGCTTCCGGTAAAACCCGTTTGGGCAGATAAACATTTCTGGGCACCGCATGTACTCTATGATTCCTCCATTCAGAAATATGTACTCTTCTATTCCGGGGAATCCACAGATACTACAACCGGTAAATGTTTAGGAGTGGCTTATGCTACGCAGCCGGAAGGGCCGTTTACAGATAAAGGGTCTCCCCTGATCTGCGGAGAGGGCTTTGAACATATAGATCCCATGGCTTTTATAGACCCGCAAACGGGCAAAAAACTCCTGTACTGGGGCTCTGGTTTTAAACCGATCAGGGTGCAGGAAATGAGGGATGATTGGTCTGATTTTAAACCCGGTTCCAAACCGGTGCCGGTTGTTTGGCCGGGTAAGGAAAAGAATTATACAAGGCTGATAGAAGGTGCCTGGCTGGATTATCATGCAGGGAAATATTATCTCTATTATTCCGGTGATAACTGTTGCGGGAAGGATGCAAATTATGCCGTGCTGGTATCAAGAGCGGATCATGCGGAAGGGCCTTTTGAAAGCCATGGGGTGATACTGGAAAAGGATAGTATCTGGTTAGCGCCCGGGCATAATTCTGTTTTTAAAGATGCGCAGGGTAATAACCATATTGCTTATCATGCTATTCACCGGCAGAAGGGAGGAGGAAGAGTATTTTGTATCAGCTCGCTGGTGTATGCGAATGGATGGCCGGTGGTGAAGCCATAA
- the fabF gene encoding beta-ketoacyl-ACP synthase II, translated as MKRVVVTGLGAVTPLGNDVSSFWESLTAGKSGAATITRFDASRFRTRFACELKGFNAADFIDKSELRKTDPFTQYALVASDQAIKDSGLDFSGMDPFATGVIWGSGQGGMQTFEEQVTEYVEGGFNPRFSPYFVPKLITNMASGMISMQHGLMGINYTTVSACATSNTAIMDAFNYIRLGKAKVIITGGSEAPITPASVGGFCAMKAMSIRNDDPAAASRPFDVNRDGFIMGEGAGALVLEEYEHAKARGAKIYAEVAGAAMTADAYHMTATHPEGLGALQAMKFALEDGGLNAEEVGYLNAHATSTPVGDLSEIAAIRKMFGDTAAHLHISATKSMTGHLLGAAGAIEAIASVMSIVKSVIPPTINTTELDPAIPASLQIVLGSAVEKEVKVAMSNTFGFGGHNGIVVFKKF; from the coding sequence ATGAAAAGAGTTGTTGTAACAGGCCTTGGTGCCGTAACCCCGCTTGGTAATGATGTTAGCTCCTTCTGGGAGTCTTTAACAGCCGGTAAAAGCGGTGCGGCCACTATTACCCGTTTTGATGCTTCCCGTTTCAGAACACGTTTTGCGTGTGAGCTGAAGGGTTTCAATGCGGCAGACTTTATTGATAAAAGCGAACTGCGTAAAACAGATCCGTTCACACAATATGCACTCGTAGCTTCTGATCAGGCCATCAAAGATTCCGGCCTGGATTTTTCCGGTATGGATCCCTTCGCTACCGGTGTGATCTGGGGATCAGGACAGGGTGGTATGCAAACATTTGAAGAGCAGGTAACAGAATATGTGGAAGGTGGATTCAATCCGCGTTTTTCTCCTTATTTCGTTCCCAAGCTGATCACCAATATGGCTTCCGGCATGATCTCCATGCAGCATGGATTGATGGGCATTAATTACACTACTGTTTCTGCATGCGCCACTTCTAATACCGCCATAATGGATGCATTCAACTACATCCGTTTGGGTAAAGCGAAAGTGATCATCACAGGAGGTTCCGAAGCGCCAATAACTCCGGCTTCTGTTGGTGGCTTCTGTGCCATGAAAGCCATGTCTATCAGGAATGATGATCCTGCTGCCGCTTCCCGGCCTTTTGATGTGAACAGGGATGGATTTATCATGGGCGAAGGAGCGGGTGCCTTGGTGCTCGAAGAATATGAACATGCCAAAGCACGTGGTGCAAAAATATATGCAGAAGTTGCAGGTGCAGCCATGACAGCAGATGCGTATCATATGACGGCTACACACCCTGAAGGGCTGGGCGCTTTACAGGCGATGAAGTTTGCTTTGGAAGATGGCGGGCTGAATGCAGAAGAGGTGGGCTACCTCAATGCACATGCTACTTCTACGCCCGTTGGCGATCTGAGTGAAATTGCAGCCATCCGTAAAATGTTTGGTGACACAGCGGCTCATTTGCATATCAGCGCTACCAAATCCATGACAGGACATTTGCTGGGAGCAGCCGGCGCCATTGAAGCAATTGCGAGTGTGATGAGTATTGTAAAAAGTGTTATTCCACCTACGATCAATACAACGGAATTAGACCCTGCTATTCCTGCGAGTTTGCAGATTGTGTTAGGTTCGGCGGTAGAGAAAGAAGTAAAGGTGGCGATGAGTAATACTTTCGGCTTTGGGGGGCATAACGGGATTGTGGTGTTTAAAAAGTTTTAG
- a CDS encoding TetR/AcrR family transcriptional regulator, translating into MSDTKDKIVMMADHLIRTQGFNAFSYKDIADPMEIKNAAIHYHFPSKADLGIGVIEHEIKKFREFAEKWRKLPEDKQLAKLVEVFHRHGTNGFICLMGSLSPDFETFTAPMKAKVQEMGNDIVNWLSTCLENGRVNGRFYFEGEASDRALLLITNLQSSLILSRVLGPSVFNRVSNRILKDLKP; encoded by the coding sequence ATGTCAGATACAAAGGACAAAATTGTAATGATGGCAGACCATCTGATAAGGACCCAGGGGTTCAATGCCTTCAGTTACAAGGACATTGCGGACCCTATGGAGATAAAGAATGCGGCCATTCATTATCATTTTCCTTCCAAAGCAGACCTGGGGATCGGTGTGATTGAACATGAAATAAAGAAATTCAGGGAATTTGCAGAAAAATGGAGGAAATTACCGGAGGACAAGCAGCTGGCCAAACTGGTGGAAGTGTTCCACCGCCATGGAACCAATGGTTTCATTTGTTTAATGGGTTCACTCTCCCCTGATTTTGAAACATTTACAGCCCCCATGAAAGCTAAAGTGCAGGAAATGGGGAACGATATAGTGAACTGGCTCAGCACCTGCCTGGAAAATGGAAGGGTTAATGGCCGTTTTTATTTTGAAGGAGAGGCATCTGACAGGGCGTTGCTGCTGATCACTAATTTACAGTCGTCATTGATATTATCGAGAGTATTGGGGCCATCCGTATTCAACCGGGTAAGCAACAGGATATTAAAAGATTTAAAGCCATGA
- a CDS encoding B12-binding domain-containing radical SAM protein, which yields MSASVFLFTPPFTQLNTPYPATAYLKGFLNTKNISSFQADLGIEVTLALFSKKGLEELFTRINEQTKVLTDNAARIVSLQEDYIYTIDDVIRFLQGKNPTLAHRICKRDLLPEAGRFAQLEDLNWAFGSMGNQDKAKHLATMYLEDLSDLIMECVDEHFGFSRYAERLGRSANSFDELYDALQQEYTFIDEILINILKARMESVQPKMVAISVPFPGNLYTSLRCGQWIKANYPDVKIAMGGGFANTELRSLADPRVFEFYDFITLDDGEAPIENLIAYVEGKKDITELKRTFTLADGVVTYYNNKACADYKQGQVGTPDYSDFLLDQYISAIEVVNPMHRMWSDGRWNKLTMAHGCYWGKCTFCDISLDYIRLYEPIAASLLCDRMEEIIKQTGQNGFHFVDEAAPPALMRALALEILKRKLTVSWWTNVRFEKSFTRDLCFLLKASGCIAISGGLEVASDRLLEMIQKGITVSQVAQVNRNFTEAGIMVHAYLMYGFPTQTAQETIDSLEMVRQMFKMGILQSAFWHLFTMTAHSPVGLNPEKFMVKKETETIGTFANNDIVHIDETGAEHELFSFGLKKSLLNFMHGICLDDPLQKWFEFKVPRTKIPPDYIEKALEEDQFVTAKPTAKVVWLGRKPAVQNFTKSKKGSSWEMTSFTFQDKKEKYAISVNQSHGEWFAGILEKLSINNPKTYTLQEVMESYEAAGLEDFELFWDNKPVNSLYKYGLLKL from the coding sequence TTGAGTGCTTCTGTTTTCTTATTTACTCCGCCTTTCACACAGCTGAACACGCCTTACCCGGCCACAGCTTACCTGAAAGGTTTTCTGAACACTAAGAACATTTCTTCTTTTCAGGCGGACCTGGGTATTGAAGTGACCCTTGCTTTATTTTCCAAAAAAGGCCTGGAAGAGCTCTTTACACGAATAAATGAACAAACTAAAGTATTAACAGATAATGCCGCCCGCATCGTTTCCTTACAGGAGGATTATATCTATACCATAGATGACGTGATCCGGTTCCTGCAGGGAAAGAATCCCACACTCGCCCACCGGATCTGCAAACGCGATCTGTTACCGGAGGCGGGTCGTTTTGCACAGCTGGAAGACCTTAACTGGGCTTTTGGTTCCATGGGTAACCAGGACAAAGCCAAACATCTGGCCACCATGTACCTGGAAGACCTTTCCGATCTCATCATGGAATGTGTGGATGAACATTTTGGTTTCAGCCGTTATGCAGAAAGGCTCGGCCGCTCTGCAAATAGTTTTGATGAACTCTACGATGCCCTGCAACAGGAATATACCTTCATTGATGAGATCCTGATCAATATATTGAAGGCAAGGATGGAAAGTGTACAACCTAAAATGGTAGCCATCTCTGTTCCTTTCCCCGGCAACCTTTACACTTCCCTCCGCTGCGGCCAATGGATCAAAGCCAATTACCCTGACGTTAAAATAGCGATGGGTGGCGGCTTTGCGAACACAGAACTGCGTTCTCTTGCTGATCCGCGCGTATTTGAATTCTACGACTTCATCACGCTGGACGATGGAGAAGCGCCCATCGAAAACCTCATCGCTTATGTAGAAGGAAAGAAAGACATCACGGAACTCAAACGTACTTTCACTTTAGCAGATGGCGTAGTCACCTATTACAACAATAAAGCCTGTGCAGATTATAAACAGGGCCAGGTAGGTACACCGGACTACAGTGATTTTCTGCTGGACCAATATATCTCAGCCATAGAAGTAGTGAACCCCATGCACCGCATGTGGAGTGATGGCCGCTGGAATAAACTCACCATGGCACATGGCTGTTACTGGGGCAAGTGTACCTTCTGCGATATCTCGCTGGACTACATCCGCCTCTATGAACCCATCGCCGCTTCCCTGCTGTGCGACAGGATGGAAGAGATCATTAAACAAACCGGCCAGAACGGATTCCACTTTGTGGATGAAGCCGCACCGCCTGCTTTGATGCGTGCACTGGCACTCGAGATACTGAAAAGGAAACTCACCGTCAGCTGGTGGACGAATGTACGTTTCGAGAAAAGTTTCACCCGCGATCTTTGTTTCCTGTTAAAAGCATCCGGCTGTATTGCTATCTCAGGTGGATTGGAAGTAGCATCAGACCGTTTACTGGAAATGATCCAGAAAGGTATTACCGTTTCGCAGGTGGCGCAGGTGAACAGGAATTTCACAGAGGCTGGTATTATGGTACATGCTTACCTCATGTATGGCTTCCCCACACAAACCGCACAGGAAACAATCGACTCACTGGAAATGGTACGCCAGATGTTCAAAATGGGTATCCTGCAATCTGCCTTCTGGCATTTATTTACCATGACGGCGCACAGCCCTGTAGGATTGAACCCGGAGAAGTTTATGGTGAAGAAAGAAACAGAAACCATCGGCACTTTCGCCAACAACGATATCGTACACATCGATGAAACAGGCGCAGAACATGAGCTGTTCAGTTTTGGTTTAAAGAAATCACTGCTCAACTTTATGCATGGCATTTGTCTTGATGATCCTTTGCAGAAATGGTTCGAGTTCAAAGTACCCCGCACAAAGATCCCGCCTGACTATATTGAAAAAGCACTGGAGGAAGATCAGTTCGTTACGGCTAAACCAACTGCCAAGGTGGTTTGGCTGGGCAGAAAACCTGCGGTGCAGAATTTCACAAAATCCAAGAAAGGCAGTTCCTGGGAAATGACCTCTTTCACCTTCCAGGATAAAAAAGAAAAATATGCGATCAGTGTGAATCAGTCACACGGCGAATGGTTTGCCGGCATACTGGAGAAGTTGTCTATCAACAATCCTAAAACCTATACTTTGCAGGAAGTGATGGAAAGTTATGAAGCGGCGGGGCTGGAAGACTTTGAGCTTTTCTGGGATAACAAACCTGTTAATTCACTGTATAAATACGGCCTGCTGAAATTATAA
- a CDS encoding YceI family protein, which translates to MQRLAAFLFIGGATVLMSFANPTTEPTSKVVVVAPRATVYQVDNSQSSLSWTAKKVTGSHSGNISVSSGKLEVDKNVLKGGSFELDTRSITVTDIKDANMNGKLLGHLKSDDFFAVDKHPSASFVITGAAAKGGGNYDVNGNLTIKGITKPISFPATVTVAGGKVTAKATIKVDRTKFDIKYRSNNFFENLGDKAIYDDFELDVTLVANAQ; encoded by the coding sequence ATGCAACGTTTAGCGGCATTTTTATTTATCGGTGGCGCCACCGTCCTGATGTCTTTTGCGAACCCTACCACAGAACCAACCAGCAAAGTTGTTGTAGTTGCTCCCCGCGCTACAGTTTACCAGGTAGATAATTCACAAAGCAGCCTTAGCTGGACAGCTAAGAAAGTAACCGGTTCACATTCCGGTAATATCTCTGTTTCTTCCGGCAAGCTGGAAGTGGACAAGAATGTATTAAAAGGCGGATCTTTTGAACTGGATACCCGTTCCATTACGGTAACAGACATTAAAGATGCTAACATGAACGGCAAATTGCTGGGTCACCTGAAAAGCGATGATTTCTTTGCAGTTGACAAACATCCTTCTGCCAGTTTCGTGATCACGGGCGCAGCAGCTAAAGGCGGTGGAAATTATGACGTGAATGGTAACCTTACTATCAAAGGGATCACTAAACCTATCTCTTTCCCTGCTACCGTAACAGTAGCTGGCGGTAAGGTAACAGCTAAGGCTACTATCAAGGTAGACCGTACCAAATTCGACATCAAGTACCGCTCTAACAATTTCTTCGAGAACCTTGGAGACAAAGCGATCTATGATGATTTTGAACTGGATGTAACACTGGTGGCTAACGCACAGTAA
- a CDS encoding acyl transferase: protein MNDSFADRIFTSKSPEVLVPELFRFQYLTNSLYRAYVDALKIDPAGVQEISQVPFLPIQFFKSHRVVCGEFEPEVVFESSGTTQTQNSSHLVKDTSIYTRSFMEAFRQFYGPVEDFVVLGLLPSYLERQNSSLVYMVQEMIRRSGKPESGFYLYEHEKLAETLQALQQPVLLIGVTFALLDFAERFQLHLPNVIVMETGGMKGRREEWTREELHAYLKERLGVTTIHAEYGMTELLSQAYSKGEGIFRCPPWMKVLVRDENDPFQLYSASASGVINVIDMANIHSCAFIATDDIGRLHADGSFEVLGRMDHSALRGCSLMVN, encoded by the coding sequence ATGAACGATTCTTTTGCAGACCGGATATTTACCAGCAAGAGCCCGGAAGTGCTTGTGCCAGAGCTTTTTCGCTTCCAGTACCTGACCAATTCCCTCTACAGGGCATATGTGGATGCTTTGAAAATAGACCCCGCCGGGGTGCAGGAGATCAGCCAGGTACCCTTTCTGCCCATCCAGTTCTTTAAGAGCCACCGGGTGGTTTGCGGGGAATTTGAACCAGAGGTAGTATTTGAAAGCAGCGGCACTACGCAAACCCAGAACAGCAGCCACCTTGTTAAAGATACCTCCATCTATACACGAAGTTTTATGGAAGCTTTCCGCCAGTTCTACGGACCGGTAGAAGATTTTGTAGTGCTGGGCCTGTTGCCTTCCTACCTGGAAAGGCAAAACTCTTCCCTGGTATACATGGTGCAGGAAATGATCCGGCGCAGCGGCAAACCGGAAAGCGGCTTTTACCTCTATGAACATGAGAAGCTGGCGGAAACACTGCAAGCCCTGCAGCAACCGGTACTGCTCATTGGTGTTACGTTTGCGCTGCTGGATTTTGCAGAACGCTTTCAACTTCATCTCCCCAATGTGATCGTGATGGAAACCGGTGGTATGAAAGGCCGCAGGGAAGAATGGACGCGGGAAGAGCTGCATGCCTATTTAAAAGAAAGACTGGGTGTAACCACCATTCATGCGGAATACGGGATGACGGAATTACTCAGCCAGGCCTACTCCAAAGGAGAAGGTATTTTCCGCTGCCCGCCCTGGATGAAAGTGCTGGTGCGGGATGAAAATGATCCTTTCCAGCTCTACAGCGCCAGTGCCTCCGGCGTGATCAATGTGATAGATATGGCTAATATCCACTCCTGCGCATTCATTGCCACAGACGATATCGGCCGCCTCCATGCAGATGGAAGTTTTGAAGTACTGGGGCGGATGGACCATTCCGCTTTAAGAGGTTGTAGTTTAATGGTGAATTAA
- a CDS encoding acyl-CoA carboxylase subunit beta, which yields MSKIQELQSKIDSARLGGGQVRIDSQHKKGKLTARERIQLLLDEGSFEELGMFVHNRNKGITTEQEQFPGDGVVTGFGTVNGRLVYVFSQDFTVYGGSLSEPHAKKICRIMDLAMENGAPLIGLNDSGGARIQEGVVSLAGYAEIFYRNTRASGVIPQISAIMGPCAGGAVYSPAITDFILMVENTSYMFVTGPNVVKTVTHEEVTSEALGGAHTHATKSGVTHFACANEVECIQNIKQMLSYMPQNCEDTAPVYPYELGNEVRPVLNNIIPENPNQPYDMKEVIAELTDTDSFLEVHKDYADNIIVGFARIAGRSIGIVANQPAILAGVLDIKASIKGARFTRFCDAFNIPLLVLVDVPGFLPGTDQEWNGIITNGAKLLFALSEATVPKITVTTRKAYGGAYCVMNSKHIGADLNFAFPQAEIAVMGPKGAVEIIYKKEIDAAADPEARMNELVSEYTERFANPYLAAEKGYVDEVVMPEETRSKLIKGYKMLENKVVNMPRKKHGNIPL from the coding sequence ATGAGTAAAATACAGGAACTACAGTCCAAAATTGACTCAGCCCGGTTGGGCGGTGGACAGGTACGCATCGATTCACAACATAAGAAAGGTAAACTTACAGCCCGCGAAAGGATCCAGCTCCTGCTGGACGAAGGTTCTTTCGAAGAACTCGGCATGTTTGTACACAACCGGAACAAAGGAATTACCACAGAACAGGAACAATTCCCCGGAGATGGTGTAGTAACCGGATTCGGTACTGTTAATGGCCGCCTCGTATATGTTTTTTCCCAGGACTTTACTGTATATGGCGGCAGCCTTTCAGAGCCGCACGCCAAAAAGATCTGCCGCATCATGGACCTTGCCATGGAAAACGGCGCTCCCCTCATTGGCCTGAACGACAGTGGCGGGGCACGTATCCAGGAAGGTGTGGTAAGCCTGGCAGGTTATGCAGAAATTTTCTACCGCAATACCCGCGCCTCCGGCGTGATCCCGCAAATATCAGCTATCATGGGGCCCTGTGCCGGCGGAGCCGTATACTCCCCTGCCATCACAGATTTCATTCTCATGGTAGAGAACACCTCTTATATGTTTGTTACCGGCCCTAACGTGGTAAAAACGGTAACACATGAAGAAGTGACCTCTGAAGCACTCGGCGGAGCACATACCCATGCTACTAAAAGTGGTGTTACCCATTTTGCCTGCGCCAATGAAGTGGAATGTATCCAGAACATCAAACAGATGCTCAGCTACATGCCGCAGAACTGCGAAGATACCGCTCCCGTGTATCCATACGAGTTAGGCAATGAAGTACGCCCTGTGCTGAATAACATTATCCCTGAGAATCCCAATCAGCCTTACGATATGAAGGAAGTGATCGCGGAACTCACGGATACAGACAGTTTCCTGGAAGTACATAAAGATTACGCAGATAACATCATCGTAGGTTTTGCCCGTATTGCCGGAAGGAGCATTGGCATTGTAGCCAACCAGCCCGCCATCCTGGCCGGGGTACTGGATATCAAAGCTTCCATCAAAGGTGCCCGCTTCACCCGTTTCTGCGATGCATTCAATATTCCTTTATTGGTACTGGTAGATGTTCCCGGTTTCTTGCCCGGAACAGACCAGGAGTGGAATGGCATTATCACCAATGGTGCCAAATTACTCTTTGCCCTCAGTGAAGCCACTGTTCCCAAGATCACCGTTACCACACGGAAAGCATATGGCGGTGCTTATTGTGTGATGAACTCCAAACACATCGGTGCCGATCTCAACTTTGCATTCCCGCAGGCTGAGATTGCCGTAATGGGACCTAAAGGCGCAGTGGAGATCATTTACAAGAAAGAGATAGATGCTGCCGCTGATCCTGAAGCACGCATGAATGAGCTGGTATCTGAATATACGGAGCGCTTTGCAAACCCTTACCTGGCTGCAGAAAAAGGCTATGTTGATGAAGTAGTGATGCCGGAAGAAACGCGCAGCAAACTGATCAAAGGATATAAGATGCTGGAGAATAAAGTGGTGAACATGCCACGAAAGAAACACGGAAATATTCCTTTGTAA